The DNA segment CAGCGACTGAGTAACTGCGCTTTGCTGAGGATAGTTACTCATCAGCACACGCCCCTGTTTCGGCAACTCGCCGCTTATCTCCAGCGTCTGCGTTTGCGCGCTCAGGTTGGCCAATACATATAGGCTTTTCCCCTGATAGCTACGACGGTAGCACCATTGCGCCGGATGATTCGGCAGCAAATCCTCATAGTCGCCGTGGGTCAGCAACGGCAATTGCTTGCGCAGCTTAATCAACGACTGGTAGCAGTAATACACCGACGTTTCATCGGCGACCGCCGCCTGAGCGTTGATCTCGGTATAGTTGTCGGCAGGTTCTATCCACGGTGTTCCCTGCGTAAAGCCCGCATTTGGACTCGCATTCCACTGCATTGGGGTGCGGCTGTTATCGCGTGATTTAGTCGCCAGAATCGCTAACAGCTCTGCGCTGTCTCGCCCCTGTTCGCTGAGCTCTCGGAACATATTCAGGCTTTCAACATCGCGATACTGCTCGATATCGGTAAAGCCCGGATTAGTCATACCCAGCTCTTCACCCTGATAGATATACGGCGTGCCTTGCATACCATGCAGCACCATTGCCAGCATTTTTGCCGACAGGCTCCGCCATTCACCCTCATCACCAAAACGCGACACAATGCGCGGCTGATCGTGGTTACACCAGAACAGCGCATTCCACGCTCGGTTATGCATTCCCTGCTGCCAATAGGCAAAAATCCTCTTCAACTCAACGTAGTCTGGCTTCGCCAGCGTCCATTTTTCACCACCGGGATAATCCACCTTCAAATGATGGAAATTAAACGTCATCGAAAGCTCGCTGCCGTCTAGCGCCGCATAGCGCTGACAATGTTCAAGCTGCGTTGACGACATTTCACCAACGGTCATTAAGCCCCGAGGCTTAAAGACATCACGGCCAAACTCGCTGAGAAACTCATGAATACGCGGACCGTCTGTATAAAAACGACGCCCGTCCCCTTGCAGATCGTCTGGGAAATCCTGCTGTTTAGACACCAGATTGATCACGTCTAAACGCAAACCATCAACGCCTTTGTCCGCCCAGAAATGACACACGGCTTTCAGTGCTTCACGCACCGGCGGATGTTCCCAGTTGAGATCTGCCTGCTGAGGTGCGAACAAATGCAGATAATATTTCTCTGCGCTTTCAGACCATTGCCACGCGTTGCCACCAAACTTCGAGCGCCAGTTATTCGGCAACGCCTGCGCTTCGCCGTCACGCCAGATATAAAAATCATGCTTCTCGTCGCTAGGATCCTGCGCCGCAACAAACCATGGATGCTGAGTCGACGAATGGTTAAACACCATGTCCATCACGATACGCATTCCACGCTGATGAGCTTCATCAACCAAACGCTCAAAATCCGCCATCGTTCCGTAATCAGGATTGATCGCGCAGTAATCAGCAACGTCATAGCCATTATCAATCTGCGGCGACGGATAGACCGGCGTCAGCCACAGTGCGCTCACGCCAAGCTTTTGCAGATAATCCAGACGCTGAATAATCCCGTTG comes from the Hafnia alvei genome and includes:
- the treC gene encoding alpha,alpha-phosphotrehalase — encoded protein: MSETVPWWQNGVIYQIYPKSFQDSTGSGTGDLNGIIQRLDYLQKLGVSALWLTPVYPSPQIDNGYDVADYCAINPDYGTMADFERLVDEAHQRGMRIVMDMVFNHSSTQHPWFVAAQDPSDEKHDFYIWRDGEAQALPNNWRSKFGGNAWQWSESAEKYYLHLFAPQQADLNWEHPPVREALKAVCHFWADKGVDGLRLDVINLVSKQQDFPDDLQGDGRRFYTDGPRIHEFLSEFGRDVFKPRGLMTVGEMSSTQLEHCQRYAALDGSELSMTFNFHHLKVDYPGGEKWTLAKPDYVELKRIFAYWQQGMHNRAWNALFWCNHDQPRIVSRFGDEGEWRSLSAKMLAMVLHGMQGTPYIYQGEELGMTNPGFTDIEQYRDVESLNMFRELSEQGRDSAELLAILATKSRDNSRTPMQWNASPNAGFTQGTPWIEPADNYTEINAQAAVADETSVYYCYQSLIKLRKQLPLLTHGDYEDLLPNHPAQWCYRRSYQGKSLYVLANLSAQTQTLEISGELPKQGRVLMSNYPQQSAVTQSLRPYESIYWLVDA